GCATGAAGCGGCGGCTTATATCGAGCAAGTCTTTCGTGAAGCGGGCTATCAGCCAATGAGGCAGCAAATTGAGACCCGCGAGGAGACCTTTGTCAATATCGAAGTGCGCCTGCCGGGAAGCGGCAACACCGATGAGTCCCTGGTCATCGGTGCACATTACGATACCGTGCGTGGAAGCCCGGGGGCCGATGACAACGCCTCCGGCGTTGCGGTACTGCTGGAGTTGGCCAGATTGCTACGCGATACCCGGACGGAACGGAGCATACGCCTGGTCGCCTTTGCCAACGAGGAAGCTCCATTCTTCGGTAGCCAAGCGATGGGCAGTCTCAACTATGCGCGCCAAGCCCGCGATGATGGCGACAGCATCGTCGGCATGATGTCACTGGAGATGCTGGGCTATTTCTCCGACGAACCCGACAGCCAGTTCTTTCCTCCCTTGCTGGACCGTTTCTACCCCGACCAAGGCAACTTCGTTGCGTTCGTTGGCAGCATAGAGTTTCGCCAACTTGTCCGAGATGCGATCAGCGCCTTCCGAAACCACGCCGAAGTACCCTCGGAGGGCCTGGCTGCGCCACCACAGCTCAGGGACATTTACCGCTCAGATCACTGGTCGTTCAGGCAGATGGGCTATCCGGCGATCATGATCACCGATACCGCTAACTTCCGTAACCCACACTACCATGGGCCGCACGATGTTGCCGAAACGCTCGACTACGACACCATGGCCAGGCTAACCAGCGCCCTGGCCAGAAGCGTGACGGACATGGCGCATTGATTGCTACTCCCGCTTCGGGTGAGCCAGGAAAAAGCGCAGCATCTCCTTGCTGGCATCCGGCCCCTTGGGATCTGTGTATGACCCACGAGCACTTCCCCCGGCCCAGGCGTGACCGGCGCCGTGGATCGTCCACTGCTCCATCAAGACGTGATCGCTCGCGTCATGATGAAGGGTACGGGTATAGCCATGGCCATTGGCCACCTGGCCACGTTCCTCGCGTGTTTGCGAGACTGCGTCAGGATCGACATACTGAGCCGCCACGCGCTGGCCGTTACAGGGGTGCACGGTGCTGTCGCGATCGCCATGGAATATCACAGCAGGAATTTTTCCCTTGGATGCCGAGCCACTGCCTTGCTGGCCGAAGTTGCTCCGCCGAGTCCCCGCTTCCTGCGAGTTGATACCGGAGCCAGCCATCCCCGACCTGTGCATGCCCGACATTTTCATGCCTGGTACATTCACATGAGACCGAGTGCCAGCACCGCCCTGCATCGCCGCAAGTGCCGAGGGCAGATCATGCGCCGCCGCGTGCGGAAGGCCGGAGTGGATACCCACCGCCGCGTAGAGATCCGGATAGGTCATGGCCAGCGTGGTGGCCATGGCACCACCCGCCGATAGGCCCGCCACGTAGATGCGCCGTTCGTCCAGCTGATGCGACTCGACGATATGACGAGTCATGCCGGCGAGAATTGCCGGCTCACCATGATCACGCTGCTGGTCGCTCGCCTTGAACCAGTTCCAGCACTTCGAGCTATTGGCGGAAGCGGGCTGGGCAGGATAGAGCACGAAACAGGGCTGAGCTTCGGCAAGCGTGTTCATCCCGGTGCCAAGTGCGAAATCATCGGGATTCTGGGTACAGCCATGCAGCATGACGACAAGCGGTAGCGACTGTCCATGATAGGCACTGGGGATGTAGAGCTTGTAGTCGCGTGAGCCGGCATGGTTTTTGAACGATCCAGAGAGAAACTCACCGCTGCCTCGTGACGCCCCTGCTGTCGATTTAGATGAGCGAGAAGGCGTGTCATTGACTACCCGGTAGTCCCCTTCAAGCACCACGCCTTGACGAGTACGGTCTGCCTTTCCCCATGCCGAATGGGCGCCACGCTCCGGGGTCGAGGCGGATTCGACCCCATCGGGGTTCGATACGCCTCCCAGGGCGCGCTGCAACATGGCGGTGGCCTCCTGCAATTGCCCCGCCTGGGTCAGCCGGGTTGCTTCCTGCAAGTCGGCCATCAACGTCCTGTTCATCATTGCAATTTCCTTGGCGCCAAGCGCCGTTAGTGTATTCGATCCGCCAGGGCGGCTTTTACCGCCGCACTGGCATGCAAGGCACCCAGCACGACGACCGAATCGATAGTGGCAAGCGCAAGCTCGGGCGAGACATCGTCGGCGATACTGGCAAGTCCCAGCACCTGAATCTGAAGCATCTCCCCCGCCGCCTGTAGTGCCTCGAGATCGCTGCAGCTGTAATGCTGCATACCAAGCACGAAGGTCTTGCGAGCGGCCGTCTCGCGGACGACTTGCGCATGTGTCGCCAGCTGAGTGCGAATCGCCGTACGAATCAGGTCGGTGCGATTGGAGTAGAAGCCCTCCTGCACCAGCAGGTCTATCTGGCCCAGATCGACCACCCCAAGGTTGATTGTGATCTTCTCGGTGGTGTCACCCGCCTTGCGCCTGAACTCACGAACGCTCATCGCTGATCCTCGAAGATGAATATCATTGAAGGATGCCATATGCCATCCACATGGATGGTATACAGCGTATAAGAAGAGTTAGCAAGCAATGCTGGAAGCACAGCGAGGCGGCACAGCATGTGGCGAGCTTCAATCTCAAGAAGTGAGCGGCGGAAAAAGCATCAACCACAAACAAGAAAGGCCCGCATAAGCGGGCCTTTCTGCTCGAAGCCTGACGGCTCGAGAAGTCGATGCTAATTTACATTAGGCGACTTTGATGTTAGAAGCCTGGAGGCCTTTCTTGCCTTGGGTCACGTCAAACGTGACGCTCTGGCCTTCCTGCAATGACTTGAAACCATCGGATTGAATTTCAGAGAAGTGGGCGAACAAATCATCACCGCCATCGGCAGGAGAAATGAAGCCAAAACCCTTGGTGTCGTTGAACCACTTGACTGTGCCAGTTGCCATGTTCGATATCCTTTGCGCTGAGCGCTGTATTCAATTACCGGGTAAATCCCGAAGTATTAGTAAGTAAAACAAGGGAAATACAACCAGGCCATCGAATAATTCGACCACAACTGACGATATGCGCTTGCTAACTAACTGACCTTAGTTTCCCACACAGTTGCACTGCCGTCAAACTTATTTGTCGAGCATGAAAAAGCCCGACCTGCTACGGGCGGGCTTTTCATGACAGCATCCTGTGCTCGCCACCACGGACCTCCTGTCCGCACATCCTTGGATCGCTTGCCATCCTTGGCAAGTCTTCCCTGACTGACTTCCCTTCTTGACGCATAGTGACAGAGAACAAAGGCAAAGTTATTAACCTAAATTTACTTTACTGTAAGAGATGTAGGGCAAGTTGAATGCAGACTTTTTAAAACATATCCCAATGCAATGATACCTCATGCTTTCTCTTATTGATTACTAAGCAAAAGGGATTATTAGCGATTTCATTATTCTCGAATTAATATTGCCTCAACCCAAAAACGCGCCGGCAGTGGCCGGCGCGCTTCTGATACGCTTTTGCGAGAATGTGGTTTAACCGCCAGCACCTGCACCGCCGCCAGCACCTGCACCGCCGCCAGCACCTGCACCGCCGCCGCCAGTACCACCAACGCCTGCGCCGCCGCCAGCGCCTCCATCGGCACCACCGCCAGTAGCGTCACCGCCACCAGTACCGCCAGCTGCACCACCGGTACCACCGACGCCCCCAGCTGCACCCTCACCAGCGCCGACATCGCCATTAGTGTCGGTACCCATATCATCAACGGTACCCGTACCGCCTGCGCCGGTACCTGTGCCGACAGCACCGCCTGCACCAGTACCCATGTCAGTACCACCAGTCGCACCAGCGCCGGCACCTGTGCCGGTACCGGCATCACCTGGCGGAGCTTCTTGAGGAATTTGCGGTTCTGTGGGAGTTTGCTCAGTGGCAAAAGCCATCGGGCTTGCGATTAAGCCAAGCGACACCCCGAGAATACCTATTTTCTTGAGGAATTCCTTGGACATCATATGTGCATCTCCTTTTGTCACAGCCAATTGGTGCAGGACCTGCTGAAAATGCACCAAATTGGTCAACGGCTCAATTGCCGTCTTGTCATTCTCAAGGTAGAAGCCTGAGGCATTATTGCAAGTTCAGCCAATTCACAAAACCACATAAAAACAAAATCTTATATACAACCTCAAGCAATGAGCGGCACGGCCTTCTTGGCGCCATTATTATCATGGCAGGATCGGAGCTGCTGGCCGGTGAAGAGAACAGCGGCATTCAGCTCACCCAGACTGCGCTTTCGATCCACGTCGGCGAGTGGGGCAGCATGTTCATTGCGGTGGCGATCTTCCTGCTCTCCCCCGTGGCCTTTGCCCTGTTCCGCGATTACGACCGCCAGCTCAAGGCGGGTCTGGACTCGATATTCGATCCCTTTCAGTTCCCCAAGCTCGTCAACAAGGCGGATCCCAGCGCCTGGCCTAAACGCTCGCTCAAGAAGTAACCTGCCAAGCGCCACCGCAACGCCACGCTTAGCCGTGGCGTTTTACCGTGCGTGTACAGTGCTTGACCAATGCTGGTGAACAGTAAGCGTTCTTCTATAGTGAAAAGGTCGATCGAAAAGGCGCCAGCGCTATTTCGATAAAACAAGACGCAATCGAAGGAGGTACACGCCATGGGCCACAAGGAACGTCTGAAGAAGCTTGCCTTCATTGGGGTCTGCTTCGGCCTGGTCGCAAGTCCCGTCACCTTTGCCGATGACGAGCGTAACGATCGGGATGCCGAGATTCGAAGTGAAGAGGCTGCAGGTGGCGTTTCCGCCACGGGGGGAGCCGAAGCGGAAGGTGAACTGCCCGGCGGCACTGGAACGGGTGGTACCGGCACTTCCGGCACCGATGCCGGCGCGACAGCCTCAGGGGGTGCCGGTGCAGGCGCCGGCGGCCCGGTCGGTGAGGAGGACATGCAAGAGGATGACGAATGGGAGGAAATCGACGATAACGATGACAACAACACCTGACCGATGACCTGACGCCTCAAGACACCACGGTCCGCGCGTGGTGTCTTGTCATTGGTACTGCTAGTCCTTCATCGCAAGGCGAGTCTTAAATAGCGCTATCAGCCTCCGAGTCTCGATAGCCCCTCTTGGGTATCGATATCGAAATGGATGCCGGCATCGTCGACAGCGAGTTCGCGGCAGGCACTGCAGTGGTCGCGAATGACGCTCCTGCCCCCCTCATCCCCGCCAAGCCCAGCCAATGCCTGCCAGAAGCGGCGCCCGAAGATCACCGGATGCCCCGAAGCCCCCTCATGCGAAGGGCGCAGAATGCCCCCCCGCGCGGCCATCGCCTTGAGTGCCTGAAGCGTCTCGCTGCGCAGTGCGGGCATGTCGGCCAGCATTACCGCCGCCGCGACGCAGTCATCCAGCGACGCGTCCCGTTCGAGGGCGGTGAAGGCCGCCGACAGGCTGTTTCCCAACCCCTCTTGCATGTCGCACTGCATCGCGACGCGAATCACCCCGATGGAGGTCGGCAACGACAGGCTTGCAACCTCGTCATCGTCGCGCAGGACCACGCGCACCTCGTCAAAGGCTTCAGCGGCCAGTGTCTGCACGGCAGCCAGCATGGGACGACCGTCGGGCAGACGAGCCATGCGCTTGTCGGCAGTGCCGAAACGTCGCGAACGCCCCGCCGCCATGATCACCGCCACGACACGCGCTACGTCTCGCTCATCTACCTTACAGGACATCGCGTGGCCTACCCCGCTGCACACGAACGATATCGGCCATGATCGCCAGGGCGATTTCGGCAGGAGTCTTGCTGCCAAGCGCCAGGCCGATCGGCATATGCAGGCGAGCGATCTCCTCGTCGCTCAGTCCGCCGGAGCGCTTGAGGCGTTCGGCGCGCTGCTCGGAGGAGCGGTGCGACCCCATGACGCCGATATAGAATGCCGGCGTGCGTACCGCCTCGATCATCGCCAGGTCGTCGATACGCGGATCATGGGTCACTGCAACGACGGCCGTGGCAGCATGACAGGCGCCTGAGGCGATGAACGCAGAAGGCATCACCGCTTGCACCTCCACCCCCTCCACGTGAAAGTCCTGGCGCGCCTGTTGGCGGGGATCGCAGACGATCACCTCGAACCCCAGGGTGCGGGCGAATTCGGCACAGGTTGTCGCCACTGGCGAGATACCGGCAACGATCAGCCGCGCTGCCGGACCGACACGGACCCGCACTGCCCTGCCCCCAGCCTCCCTCTCCACGCGAGGGCCGAGGGAATCGCCTTCGACGAAGCGCGCCCGTGCCGAGTCGAGCTCGATGCGCCGAATCAACGGACGACGCCCCAGCAGGGTCGCCTGCAAGACTTCCAGATGCACGAGATTGGCCGGCTCGGGCGCCAGGCGCTCGATCAACACATCGAGGATGCCGCCGCAGGGCAGCTGGACGCCCGCCGCATCGGGCCGTTCGGGGTCGCCGTAGCGCAGGGTGGTGAGCGGCGCATCAAACTCACCGTCGCGCAGGCGAGCCAGGAAATCCTCCTCGACACAGCCGCCGGAAAGCGAACCCACATGGCGCCCATCGCGACGCGCCACCAGCAGTGAGCCGGGTTCGCGCGGGGAGGAACCGAACGTCTCCAGCACCGTGCATAGCCAGATATCCTCACCCGCGCGCGCCCAGTCCAGCGCTCGCTCGATGACCTCTAGATCCAGATGCTGCATGTTCAACTCCCTTGATCACCGTTCACGCTCGGCTGGCGACGATTCTACACGCGCCAGGAGCAGGTTGGAGAGCGTCAGGGCCTCGCTCTGCTCTAGAAACGGCAGCGTCTGCCGACCATTGGCCAGGAAGAGATGCAGGGTGACCAGGCCGCGCCGTCGCTGTAGCCAACTCTGCTGCACTTCGAGCGAAATCACGTTACCCACCGGGAAGATCGCAGTACGCCGTCCGACGAGCCCCCTCGTGACCCACAGATACTCCCCTTGCCAATACCACCCCAGGGCCCTCCAGCGTAACTGCGCGAATGAGGCGGCGACGATGATCACGGCCGCGATCACCAGGCCACCCTCGCTCCAGATCGAACGGGACCAGCCGGCACCGCCAAGCCAGGCAATGCACAGCGCAGCAATGCACAGCGCAAGCATCGTGCGCAGGAACAGTACCCGCCGGTAGAGGGGTGATACGCGCATGACCGGCATAGGCGCGCTCAAGTCCGGCCACAGCGAACGCGCCAGTTCGTGCCCGTTGGCCGGGGTCAGGCCAGGTATCAGAAACTGGCTCGCCTCCTCGGCACCCGTATTTTTTAGTGCACCGAACTGACGACATACCAGGTAGCCACGCCCCAGTAGTCGACCCAGTCCCGTCTGGACCCACTCGACCACCTGCAGCCGCCGTAACGAGAGCGCCTGCTCCTGACGCTGCAGCAGGCCGCTGACCTGAATGTAGCGCTCTCCCTCTTCACGCAAGCGATAACCATGAAACCGCCACCACGACGCCGCGATGGCCAACGTCATCAGCACCGTGACAAGCACGACGACACCGGCGCCAAAGGCCAGCATTGGCGAGGCCAGCAGCCACTGCATGGACTCGGTGCGGGGTAAATAGTCGTGAGCCCAGCGCTCCAAGGGGCGCACCAGGGGAGCAAGCATAGCCGCCGTCACATAGATCGAGCGGCTGGCCAGCCCATGCAGCGTCACGCCCCAGGGAGTGATGGCATAACGTAGTTGCGCCTGCCTTTCAGGCGGTTGAGCAGCGCCGGTCTCGGCCTCCCCGATAGGTGTCGGGTGCCCCACGCCAGTGGAAAGATGCGTGCCCAGGGCATCCGCCACACTGCGATGCAGACCTGGCAGCTCGATGCCCGAGGATTCGCCGGCGGTCGTTTCCAGACGCCAGAGCACCACTCCGAAGGGACGCATGTAGGGCGGCTGACGGATCGAAATATTCTGAATATGGCTGGCGGCCACCTTGAACTCCCGATGCTCGAACAACCCCTTCTGCACCACCAGCACATCGCCATCCAGGCGAAAGCGAAACCGTCGGTAATAGAACAGGCTGACCAGCGCGGCAACCGCCAGCAACACCAGGCTCCCCAGCATAAGCTCCCGCGATCCGATGCGCTCGGCATAGGCGATGCCGGCCCCAGCCCCCAGCAGCAGCGGAATATGTTGCCTGGCCTGCGTCGCCACCCCACTGATCAGCAGCAGAATGACCGCCCAGGGCGACAATCTCTGCCAAGCTTCCTCGGCCAGGGTGCGTAGTTGGCGGCTCATGAGCGCGGCGCGGCCTCCAGCCGCGACAGCAGATAGCTCTTGACCGCCTCCGCCTCCTGCCGGGACACCCCCTCCATCAGCAGGTCCGCCCCACGCCCGCCAGCGGTATAGCAGCTCAACCTCACCAGACCGAAGAGGCGCTCCAGGGGATTGCTCAAGGTCTCGACATGTTGCAGGCGTACCAGTGGCAACACCTGGGTACGCCGAACCAGCAACCCGCGACGGTAGATCAGGTCATGCTCGCGCAGTGCATAAGCGCGCCTGCGTGCTTCGCAGAAGCCAAGCATCAACATGGTAAGTCCCACCACCGCGATGGCCGCTGCCGCCCACGGTTGCCAAGCGCTCAGCTCCGTGTCGATCGGCACCCACAGTACGAAAGCGATCAGCAGCAGCCAACGCAGCAGCCGCTGCAGCAGCAGGCAGGGAGCCAAGCGTCGCGACACCGGCACC
This DNA window, taken from Halomonas sp. TA22, encodes the following:
- a CDS encoding PH domain-containing protein, giving the protein MRSVVSNTTLDVQQLPRMEEAPLVPVSRRLAPCLLLQRLLRWLLLIAFVLWVPIDTELSAWQPWAAAAIAVVGLTMLMLGFCEARRRAYALREHDLIYRRGLLVRRTQVLPLVRLQHVETLSNPLERLFGLVRLSCYTAGGRGADLLMEGVSRQEAEAVKSYLLSRLEAAPRS
- a CDS encoding PH domain-containing protein — protein: MSRQLRTLAEEAWQRLSPWAVILLLISGVATQARQHIPLLLGAGAGIAYAERIGSRELMLGSLVLLAVAALVSLFYYRRFRFRLDGDVLVVQKGLFEHREFKVAASHIQNISIRQPPYMRPFGVVLWRLETTAGESSGIELPGLHRSVADALGTHLSTGVGHPTPIGEAETGAAQPPERQAQLRYAITPWGVTLHGLASRSIYVTAAMLAPLVRPLERWAHDYLPRTESMQWLLASPMLAFGAGVVVLVTVLMTLAIAASWWRFHGYRLREEGERYIQVSGLLQRQEQALSLRRLQVVEWVQTGLGRLLGRGYLVCRQFGALKNTGAEEASQFLIPGLTPANGHELARSLWPDLSAPMPVMRVSPLYRRVLFLRTMLALCIAALCIAWLGGAGWSRSIWSEGGLVIAAVIIVAASFAQLRWRALGWYWQGEYLWVTRGLVGRRTAIFPVGNVISLEVQQSWLQRRRGLVTLHLFLANGRQTLPFLEQSEALTLSNLLLARVESSPAERER
- a CDS encoding NTP transferase domain-containing protein, translating into MSCKVDERDVARVVAVIMAAGRSRRFGTADKRMARLPDGRPMLAAVQTLAAEAFDEVRVVLRDDDEVASLSLPTSIGVIRVAMQCDMQEGLGNSLSAAFTALERDASLDDCVAAAVMLADMPALRSETLQALKAMAARGGILRPSHEGASGHPVIFGRRFWQALAGLGGDEGGRSVIRDHCSACRELAVDDAGIHFDIDTQEGLSRLGG
- a CDS encoding M20/M25/M40 family metallo-hydrolase, with translation MRRRLVIALLGVMLAASMAAIAWAYLVVIYIPGHSFRAVPSALTEEQALLRDRLEHHVLVLSGEIGERHYWRPEAMHEAAAYIEQVFREAGYQPMRQQIETREETFVNIEVRLPGSGNTDESLVIGAHYDTVRGSPGADDNASGVAVLLELARLLRDTRTERSIRLVAFANEEAPFFGSQAMGSLNYARQARDDGDSIVGMMSLEMLGYFSDEPDSQFFPPLLDRFYPDQGNFVAFVGSIEFRQLVRDAISAFRNHAEVPSEGLAAPPQLRDIYRSDHWSFRQMGYPAIMITDTANFRNPHYHGPHDVAETLDYDTMARLTSALARSVTDMAH
- a CDS encoding XdhC family protein, with the protein product MQHLDLEVIERALDWARAGEDIWLCTVLETFGSSPREPGSLLVARRDGRHVGSLSGGCVEEDFLARLRDGEFDAPLTTLRYGDPERPDAAGVQLPCGGILDVLIERLAPEPANLVHLEVLQATLLGRRPLIRRIELDSARARFVEGDSLGPRVEREAGGRAVRVRVGPAARLIVAGISPVATTCAEFARTLGFEVIVCDPRQQARQDFHVEGVEVQAVMPSAFIASGACHAATAVVAVTHDPRIDDLAMIEAVRTPAFYIGVMGSHRSSEQRAERLKRSGGLSDEEIARLHMPIGLALGSKTPAEIALAIMADIVRVQRGRPRDVL
- a CDS encoding CopG family transcriptional regulator, which translates into the protein MSVREFRRKAGDTTEKITINLGVVDLGQIDLLVQEGFYSNRTDLIRTAIRTQLATHAQVVRETAARKTFVLGMQHYSCSDLEALQAAGEMLQIQVLGLASIADDVSPELALATIDSVVVLGALHASAAVKAALADRIH
- a CDS encoding PHB depolymerase family esterase, whose protein sequence is MMNRTLMADLQEATRLTQAGQLQEATAMLQRALGGVSNPDGVESASTPERGAHSAWGKADRTRQGVVLEGDYRVVNDTPSRSSKSTAGASRGSGEFLSGSFKNHAGSRDYKLYIPSAYHGQSLPLVVMLHGCTQNPDDFALGTGMNTLAEAQPCFVLYPAQPASANSSKCWNWFKASDQQRDHGEPAILAGMTRHIVESHQLDERRIYVAGLSAGGAMATTLAMTYPDLYAAVGIHSGLPHAAAHDLPSALAAMQGGAGTRSHVNVPGMKMSGMHRSGMAGSGINSQEAGTRRSNFGQQGSGSASKGKIPAVIFHGDRDSTVHPCNGQRVAAQYVDPDAVSQTREERGQVANGHGYTRTLHHDASDHVLMEQWTIHGAGHAWAGGSARGSYTDPKGPDASKEMLRFFLAHPKRE
- a CDS encoding cold-shock protein, whose amino-acid sequence is MATGTVKWFNDTKGFGFISPADGGDDLFAHFSEIQSDGFKSLQEGQSVTFDVTQGKKGLQASNIKVA